A region of Acidobacteriota bacterium DNA encodes the following proteins:
- a CDS encoding DUF362 domain-containing protein yields MMKRRTFIRNIALGGLAASTPLRLYPLQAGLPDIGYVEGESPAELTKKAVSLIGGMSRFVSRGARVVVKPNIGWDRTPEMAANTNPDVVAAVVEMALEAGAKEAVVIDNTTNQAKRCYVRSGIQEAARQAGARVIFMDERRVRKMPIGGEWIKEWDVLLDVIETDVLINVPIAKHHSLCRLTLGMKNWLGGIAGARNQLHQDIDKAVVDLAAFFKPALTVLDGYRILIRNGPQGGRISDTELKKTVAAGVDPVAVEAVGASLFDIDPKDLPFIKMGQDRGLGQLDLGSLHIEKRTI; encoded by the coding sequence ATGATGAAACGACGGACATTTATCAGAAACATCGCCTTGGGAGGACTGGCCGCAAGCACACCGCTGCGCCTGTATCCTCTCCAGGCCGGGTTGCCGGACATCGGATATGTCGAGGGCGAATCCCCGGCCGAATTGACGAAGAAGGCCGTCTCGCTCATCGGCGGCATGTCGCGCTTCGTCTCCCGGGGCGCCCGCGTCGTCGTCAAACCCAACATCGGCTGGGACCGGACGCCGGAAATGGCCGCCAACACGAATCCGGACGTCGTGGCCGCCGTCGTGGAAATGGCCCTGGAAGCCGGCGCGAAAGAGGCCGTAGTCATCGACAACACCACCAACCAAGCCAAGCGCTGCTATGTCCGTTCGGGAATCCAGGAAGCCGCCCGCCAGGCGGGCGCCCGGGTCATCTTCATGGACGAGCGGCGGGTCCGGAAGATGCCGATCGGCGGCGAATGGATCAAGGAATGGGATGTGCTTCTCGATGTCATCGAAACCGACGTCCTCATCAACGTTCCCATCGCCAAGCACCATAGCCTCTGCCGGCTGACCCTGGGGATGAAGAACTGGCTGGGCGGTATCGCCGGGGCCCGGAACCAACTCCATCAGGACATCGACAAGGCCGTGGTCGATCTGGCCGCCTTTTTCAAGCCCGCCCTGACCGTTCTCGACGGCTACCGCATTCTCATCCGCAACGGCCCGCAGGGAGGCCGCATTTCGGATACCGAACTCAAGAAAACCGTCGCCGCCGGCGTCGATCCCGTGGCGGTGGAAGCCGTGGGCGCGTCGCTGTTCGATATCGACCCCAAGGACCTGCCCTTTATCAAGATGGGACAGGATCGCGGTCTGGGGCAACTTGATTTGGGGAGCCTGCACATTGAAAAACGAACGATCTAA